The Streptomyces griseiscabiei genomic sequence AGCGAGGTGTAGGCCATGCCGCGCGGGAGGGTCGACTGGACGGCACACCCTGCCGCCGAGTCGAGCAGGGTGGCGAAGATACCGCCGTGCACGCTGCCGATCGGGTTGTAGTGCTCCTCCCCCGGCGTCAGCGAGAAGACCGCCCGGCCGGGCTCCACCTCGTCGAGGACGAAGTCGATCGCGTGGTTGACGGGCGGCTTCGGCAGGCTGCCCGCGGCCAGTGCGCGCAGGAAGTCGATGCCGGACATGCGTCCGGCCGCCTCCGCCAGGACCGCGGGATCCTCCCACTGATATGTACGTGTTCGCCCCACGACCGAGAACCGCCCTCTCATCTGACTTCTGAAAGCGAAGCTAGATGCCCGCCGGTCTGACTGTCAATGATGAAGCCAGGCCTTTACGATGGCGTGATGGAGTGGCTCGACGCGAGTACGGAGAACTGCCCCGTCCAGCGCACGCTCGACGTGGTCGGGGAGAAGTGGACCCTGCTGATCCTGCGGGACGCCGTCAACGGAGTCCGGCGCTTCGACGACTTCCACCGCCATATCGGCCTGTCGGAGGCCGTCCTCAGCGACCGGCTCCGCAAGCTCGTCTCGGCCGGCGTCCTGCGGGCCGTGCCCTATCGGGAACCGGGCAGCCGCTCCCGCAACGAGTACCGGCTCACCCGCAAGGGCTGGGACCTGTGGCCCGTCCTGATGGCGCTGAGCCAGTGGGGCGAGACCTACGCGCTCGACTCCGGGGGCCCGGTGCTCGACGTCCGTCACACCGACTGCGACGCCCCCGTGCGGGTCGTCGTCGCGTGCTCGGCGGACCACACGACTCTGGCCCCCAAGGACGTCACCGCCCGCCTGGGACCGGGCGCCCGCCCCCGGACCTGAGCGGCGTGCGTCACGGAGCCGACCGCAGTGTCACAGAGCTGTGCGGAAACGGTTCTCTCTCCGTCGGCGCGGGTTGCGGTACCGCTCCCATCAGGCACGATCACCGGGACATCACGATTCTCGGGGGCTTGTCATGACTTACACCGCTCGTTCACGCCGTACCACCGCCGCGCTCGCCGCCCTCGCGCTCGGCGTCCTGGCCTTGACCGCCTGCGGCGGTGGCACGGAGAAGGACACGGACGCCGCGAACACGGCCACGCCGGGCGCCACGGCTCCGAGCACGAGCGCACCGGCCAAGGCGGCCCCCAGTAAGGCGGCCCCGAGCGCGACCGCGCCCAGCACGGTGGCGAGCCCGTCCGGTGGCACCGACAGCGCCTCCCCGTCGTCGGAGCCCGGCGCGGACGACGATCAGGACGGCGGCGTGGGCATGTGCGAGACGAGCGACCTCGACTACACCGTCACCGTCGCGTCCCTGCCCGTCAGCCACGCCCTGCTGACCGCGACCAACAACAGCGGCGACCCCTGTCTGCTGCCGACCGGCGACCTGGTGATCACGATCCCGGGGCTCGACGGGGCCGCCGAACACAGAGGCCCCGCCGGTACGGACTGGATCATGGAGCCCGGTGAACGCGCCTACGCCGGCATCCTGTTCGACGGCGCCGACACGCCGGGCGGCAAGAGCGCGGACCAGGTGGAGATCGCGCTCACCGCCGCCGAGAGCCCGGCGACCGTGGCGATCGCCGACGGTCCGGTCACCGTCGACGACAGCCAGGTCACCAGCTTCTTCGGCACGGCCGAGGACGCCCTCAGCTACTGATCCACCTCGCAACTCCCTTGAAGGTCAAGGGAGTTCGGTCACCCGGTCGGTGCCCGGCGGGGAGACCGGGCTGCGGGCCGTGAGGTAGTCGGTCAGCGCGGTGATGTCGTCGCCGCCGCCGACCGTGTTCGTGCCCTCGGCGAAGGTGGTGAACCCATCGCCGCCCGCCGCCAGGAAGGTGTTGGCGGTCACCCGGTAGGTGGCGGCCGGATTCAGGGTCTCCCCGTCGAGCTTGATCGAGGACGGGTCGATACGGTCGCCGACCGGGGCGCCGCGGGAGAAGGAGTAGGTCAGGCCCTGGGAGACGCCGAGCATCAGGGTCGGGGCACGGGTGCCGGAGTCGTCGAACTGCTCCTCCAGGATCTTCTCGATCTGCGCTCCGGTGAGGTCGACCGAGACCAGGGACCCGGCGAACGGCTGGACCGCGAAGGCCTCGGCGTAGGTGATCTCGCCGGGTGCCTCACCGCCCGTCGAGGAGGCGTGCACGAGGTCGGCCCGTACGCCGCCGGGGTTCATCAACGCGATCCGGGCGCCGCCCCGTTCGGGTGCGGAGGTGGCCGCGAGCTGGGCGTCGGCGACGAGGTTCGCGAGGTCCGACTCGGCGTCGCGGGTCTCGGAGCGGGTGATGTCGGCGGTGACCCCGCCGACGACACGGTTGGCGAGCGGCGCGGAGAGCGCCTTCCACTTGTCGATGACGGCGGTCTGGTCGGCGTCCTTGGCGCCGGTGCGCACCACGAGGTGGTTCATCGCGGCGACCCGGTCGCGTACGACGTCACCGGTACGGCGGTCCACCGGCAGCCGGGTCTCGGTGACGACCCGGCCGAAGGACGAGGCCGAGGTGACCGTACGGGGGTGGCCCGCCGGGTCGGGCAGGGAGCAGATGTACGGCTGGTGGGTGTGGCCGGTGACGACGGCGTCGATGGCCGGGTCGAGGTGCTTCGCGATGTCGACGACGGGTCCGGAGACGCCGTCGCACTGCCCGTACGAACCGGCCTGGACGCCGCCCTCGTGGAGCAGGACGACGATCGCCTCGACGCCCTGGCGGCGCAGCTTGCGGGCGGCGGCGTCGGCGGTCTCGACCTCGTCGGTGAAGCGGACGGACTTGATGCCGGACTGGCCGGTGACCTCGGGTGTGCCCTCCAGGGTCATGCCGATGAAGCCGACCTTGACCCCGTCGACCTTCTTGACCCAGGTGGGGGCGAGGAGCGGCTTGCCGGTGGTGCGGTCGAGGACGTTCGCCGCGAGCCAGGGGAAGGCGGAGCCGTCGTAGGGCTCGCCGTCGATGTAGCAGCCGTCGTCGGGGTGGCAGCCGCCGTGCTGGACGCGCAGCAGTTCCGCGGTGCCCTCGTCGAACTCGTGGTTGCCGACGCTCGTGACGTCCAGGCCCAGCTTCTCCATGGACTCGACGGTCGGTTCGTCGTGGAAGAGGCCGGAGAGGAAGGGGCTGGCGCCGATGATGTCACCGGCGGCGACGGTCAGCGAGGCGTCGGTGCCCTCGCGGAGCTGCTTGAGGCGGGCGGCGAGGTGTTCGGCGCCGCCGACCGGGGTGGACCTGGGGTCGAGCTTGGCGCCGAGGTTGGCGTCACGGCCGGTGGGCGGCTCCAGATTGCCGTGGAAGTCGTTGAAGGAGAGCAGCTGGACGTCGACGGTGTCCGGGCGCTTCGGGACGGCCGGGGCGCCGCCGTTCAGGAGGCCGGGGCGGAGGGACAGCAGATGGAACTTGGTGACGCTGCCGTTGAAGCCGAAGTTGTCGTCGGCGACCAGGACGAGCGTGCGGGAGCCGTCCGGGAGGGTCGGACCCCAGGTGATGCCCTCGACGTTGTCGGCGTCCGTGCCGGAGAGGGTGAAGTCGTAGAGCAGCTTCTTCGGCATCGGCCGCTCGGAGCCGGACGGCTTCGCCTTGCCGCGTACGTCCGTCGCGCCGCGTGTGGTGGTCCAGTACAGACGGATCGCGAAGCCGACGCCGGAGGCGAAGGAGCGTTCGACGGTGAGGTAGTCGGTCTTGTTGATCGCGAGGATCTCGGAGACGCCCCGGTCGGCGGAGTAGGTGCCGACGGGGGCCGGCAGCGGGGCGGTGGGCGCGGCGGAGATCGGGTCGACCTCGTAGACGTGCTCGGCCTCGGCCCGGCCGGTGCGACGGTCCATGACGAGGAGGCGTGAGGGGCTCGTCGCGGTCAGTCCGGCGGCGGGGCCGTCCTGGACGAGCGCGTTCTCGGTGATCGTGACGGCCTCGCGGCCGTCCGGGGAGAGGGTGAGCCCCTCCAGGGCCTGGTTGTTGCGGACACCGGCGGTGAGGGTGCCCGACTCCGAGCGGACGGGGGCGTACGCCTTGGGCAGCGGGAGTTCGCGTACGTACGCGCCGGAGGCCGATGTCTCGCGGACGAAGGCCGGCTGCCCGGAGGACGAGGCGCCCTCGCTGGTCCACAGCAGGCCCTTGCCGCCCGGGTTCCAGCGGATCGCCTCGGGGTCGACGGCCTTGGCGGCGAAGGGTTCGCCGGTCGTGTCGTCGAGGACGGTGAGCGCGTCGAGGGTGGGCTTGCCCGTGGCGAACTTCTTTCCCTTCAGGGGAAGTTGGAGGGTGTAGAAGCGGGCCTTGCCGTTCTCGGAGCGGTCGTCGCTGAGGGCGGCGTAGGTGTGGGTCCTCGGGTCGTAGTCGATGCCGGACAGGCCGCCGAAGGGCATCCCGAGTTCCGTGGTGCCTGCGGGGACGGTGAGGGTGTCGAGGAGGGTGATGCCGTTCTGGGTCTTCTGGGGGGTGCGGCCCGCCTCGGGTGTGGCCTCGGCGGCGAGACCGTTGGTGAGGGCCAGGCCGCCCAGGAGGGCGGTGGTGGTGAGCGCGGCGAGGGTGGCGCGTCTGCGCCTGTGTCTGCGCCTGCCGATGAGCCGGCTGTGTCTGGGCATGGGTGTTCCTTCCGGGGAGGGGGAGGGTCCGATGTGTTGCGTCGCGGAGTGCGGGTCCGGTGGGGGCTGGTCGCGCAGTTCCCCGCGCCCCTGAAAGGCCTACGGCCGTTTCGGGGCGGAGAAGCCGGGGCCCAGCCCCGCCTTCTCATCAGAGGGAAGCCGGGGCCACCTGCCCCGCGCCCCGCCGCTTCCTGCGCCACGCGTACACCGCCAGCGCGACCAGCGTCATCGCGTACGGGATGGTCGACACCAGTTGCGGGGGTACGTCGAGGGTGCCGAGCTGGACCGCGAGGGCCTCGGCGGCGCCGAAGCCGAGGGCGGCGAGGAAGACGCCCCAGGGGCGCAGGCCGCCGAGGAAGACGGCGGCGAGCGCGATGAAGCCGCGGCCGGCGGTCATGTCCCGGACGAAGAAGGAGACGTACCCCATGCTCAGGAACACCCCGGCGAGGCCCGCGAGCGCGCCGCTGAGGGCGAGCCCGGCGTACTGGACGCGCCGCAGCGCGATACCGACCGAGGCGGCGGCGTCCGGCATCTCGCCGACCGCGCGGAGGTGGAAGCCGAAGCGGGTGCGGTAGAAGAGCCAGGCCACGAACGGCGCGGCGAGGAACGCCAGCCAGGTGATCATGTTCTGGCCGCTCAGCACCTCGCCGACCACCGGGATGTCCTCGATGCCGGGCAGGGTGACCGTGGGGAGGGTTCCGCTCTTCAGACCCGAGGTGCCGCCCTTGTCGTCGAGGAGGGTGAACACGGCGAAGGCGGTGGCGCCGGAGGCGAGCAGATTGATGCCGATGCCCGCGATGATCGCGTCGGCGCCCAGCTCCAGGCGGAGCGCGGCCAGCAGGAGGCCGAGGAGGACGGCCACGGCGACTCCGGCGAGGGCCCCGGCCGCGACCGAGCCGCTGTACCCGGCGACCAGCGCGCCCGTGCAGGCGGCGCTGAGCATCTGGCCCTCCAGGGCGATGTTGCTGATGCCGGCGCGTTCGGCGACGAGTCCGCCCATCGCCGCGAGGAGGTAGGGGGTGGCGACGCGCAGGACGGCCGCGAGGAAGGCGCTGCTGAGGACGACGTCGAGGACGGTGTTCATCGGGCACCCGCCGTCCCCCGCGAGGCGGCCGGCTTCCGCGAGGTGCCCGCCTGGCGGCGGGCGAGGCGCCGCTTGAGGAGGTTCGGCAGGGCCTGGGCGGTGACCAGGAGGACGATGACCGCCTGGATGACGACCACGATCTCCGTGCCCACGTCCGTCTGCTGTTCCATGATGTCTCCCCCGGCGCGCAGATAGGAGTAGAAGAGGCCGGCGACCACGACGACCAGCGGGTTGTTCCGGGCGAGCAGTGCCACCACGATCCCCTCGAAGGCGAGGCTCCCGGCGAGTCCGGGTTCGAGCCGCCCGTACACGCCCTGTACGAGGTGCGCCCCGGCCAGGCCCGCGACGGCGCCGCCGATGACGAAGCTCCACTCGATGGCGCGGGGCACCCGGATGCCGCCGTACTCGGCGAAGTGCGGGTTGGAGCCGGTCATCCGGATGCGGTAGCCGAGCGGGGTGCGGGTGATGAGCAGCCACAGGGCGACGGCGGTGAGCAGCATCAGGAGGAAGCCGATGTTGGCGCGGCCGAGGGGGATGCCGAGCCATTCGGTGAGCGGGGTGAGCGCGGAGTCCGGCCGGATGCGCTCCGAGTGGACGGCGCTGCTGCCGGGCTCCTTCAGCGGGCCGTTGACGAGGTAGTCGTAGACGCGGACGACGATCGCGTTGAGCATCAGCGTCGCGACGATCTCGTTGGCGCCGAGCCGGGCCTTCATCGAGCCGGGGACGAAGCCCATGCCGGCCCCGGCCGCCGCCGCGGCGACCAGCGGGACGATCACGGCGGCGACGGGCGGCAGCGGAAGGAAGACGGCGACCATGGCCGCCGCCAGCGCGCCCGCGTAGAGCTGGCTCTCGGCGCCGAGGCTGATCTGCCGGGCCCGGAAGGGGATGGCCACGGACAGGCCGAGGAGGGTGAGGGTGGTCGCGTCCTCCAGCCAGCGGCCGACGCGGAACTTGATTTATGCGCTGTTGAGCTGTCCACGGACTATCGTCCAACGTCATGTCGATCATGGGTTGGCGGGTCCACTTCACCCGCAGGGACCCGGCGTGGCCGCGCGAAGCGACGCCGTTCATAAGGGAGTTCAGCGCTCTGTTCTCCGGTCTCGATCAGCGGTTGGACGAGCTGGGTGTGCCCGAGGGACAGCCGTTCCTGATCAGTCCGGCGGGTCAGTACGACGTGGCGTTGAACCGCTACTTCTCAGTGTGGTTGGCGTCGTCTCCGTGGAACACTCAGGCCGCCCATGCCCGGGACCTGCGCACGTACTTCGACTTTCTGTGGTTCGGGCGAGGCCGACGCGACTGGCGTGATGCGTCGATGGACGATCGGGCGGCGTATGAGTGGTGGCGTCGTCGGGACGAGCACGGGCCTCGGGTGGAGGACTCCAGCTGGGACCGGGAGGTCTCTACGGTCAACCAGTTCTATCTGTGGGCGATCGAGCAGGACCTTGTGCGGGCCAATCCCATCCGTCAGCGTGCCGCTGCAGCGTGGTCGCCCTGGGCGCGAGGTTCCGGCGGCGGCACGGTGCGGCAGGTGCCGGCCGAAGCGTCGCACACGGGTCCGCGGCGTGAGGTGAAGTGGCTGCCGCCGTTGTCGTACCGGCTGTGGCGCAATGTCGGGCTGTGCGGGTTTGACGCGACGGAGATGCCGAGGCGGGCGTTTCGCGGACGGTGGGCGGCGCGGAACGTGGCGTACGCCGACGCGATGATCCGTACGGGGCTGCGGCTGTGTGAGCACTCGGCGCTGACGGTGTTCGAGCTGCCGGAGCTGCCGCCGCCCGGGGCTGGGATCGTCAACGCGCGGGCGATGCTGCCGCACGTGATCTCCAAGGGGCGCTCGGGGCGGGCGGTGTATTGGCCGGTCTCGGTGCTGCGGGACGTACGCGATTACATGGAGTGGGACCGGACCGAGATGCTCGACTACGGCCGCGCCCGCGGCTTCTACACCCCGACGCGCCGGTCGCTGCTGGTGGAGGACCCGGCTGTACCCCGAGTGCGGATGGGCGGCCGGTGGGTGCCGGTGGCCCGCCTGGACGCGGCCGAGCGGCGCCGGCTGCTGGTGGCCACAAGGGATGGCGGGTGGGCGCCGGCGATGGTGTGGCTGAACCAGTGGGGGCTGCCGATGACGGTGTCCGGGTGGAAGCAGGTCTTCGCCGACGCCAACAACCGGTGCCGTGCGCAGGACGTTGGCGTGGCGGCGACTCCGCACATGCTGCGGCACTCGTACGCGGTGACCACGCTGGAGCTGCTGTGGCGGGGGCATCTGCAGGCGCTGGGCGATATGAACGAGCAGCAGCGGCTGACGTATCAGCGGGTGTTCGGTGATCCGCTGAACTGGGTGCGGATCAGGCTCGGTCACCGGTCGGCAACGACGACGGCGGTTTACCTGCACACCTTGCAGGAGCTGGAGATGCGCACGCGGCTGGAGCTGGTACCGGAGGGGGCGTGGGAGCCGGCGGGCTTCAGCGAGGAGGGCTGGCTGGAGCGGTCGGCGGTGGCCGCGTGAGCGAGGGCGTGGCGCGGGCGGGCCGCGGGCGTACGGCAGTGGTGCCGGACGGTTTCTACGAACCTCCTCCCGCGGTGGAGTTCCCCGAGGACGGCGGGTCGCCGGTGGTGCGCTTCATGGGTGAGGACGGCCGCGAGTGCGTGTTCCGGTTCGCGGAGCTGCCGCTGGCGGGGATGCACCGGGACTTCGCCCACGCGCTCGGGGTGCGGATCGGGCCCGGCGGCGGGCGCCGCACGCAGCGGGCGGCGAGCGGGCAGTGGCAGACGGTCAAGCGGTTTCTCCTGCTCCTGGACAGGCTCCCGGTGCCGCCGCAGCGGGTGGAGGAACTGCGGGTGCGCCACTTGGAGCGGTACCTGATGTCGCGGCGGGAGACGTGTCTGGAGACGTCGGCCCGCCGGTCTCTGCAGGATCTGCTGCGGATC encodes the following:
- a CDS encoding PaaI family thioesterase — its product is MGRTRTYQWEDPAVLAEAAGRMSGIDFLRALAAGSLPKPPVNHAIDFVLDEVEPGRAVFSLTPGEEHYNPIGSVHGGIFATLLDSAAGCAVQSTLPRGMAYTSLDLTVKFLRRITVDTGTVRAIGTVVSGGRRTALAQARLVDASDRLLAHATSSCLLFPVERPGE
- a CDS encoding winged helix-turn-helix transcriptional regulator is translated as MEWLDASTENCPVQRTLDVVGEKWTLLILRDAVNGVRRFDDFHRHIGLSEAVLSDRLRKLVSAGVLRAVPYREPGSRSRNEYRLTRKGWDLWPVLMALSQWGETYALDSGGPVLDVRHTDCDAPVRVVVACSADHTTLAPKDVTARLGPGARPRT
- a CDS encoding DUF4232 domain-containing protein yields the protein MTYTARSRRTTAALAALALGVLALTACGGGTEKDTDAANTATPGATAPSTSAPAKAAPSKAAPSATAPSTVASPSGGTDSASPSSEPGADDDQDGGVGMCETSDLDYTVTVASLPVSHALLTATNNSGDPCLLPTGDLVITIPGLDGAAEHRGPAGTDWIMEPGERAYAGILFDGADTPGGKSADQVEIALTAAESPATVAIADGPVTVDDSQVTSFFGTAEDALSY
- a CDS encoding esterase-like activity of phytase family protein → MPRHSRLIGRRRHRRRRATLAALTTTALLGGLALTNGLAAEATPEAGRTPQKTQNGITLLDTLTVPAGTTELGMPFGGLSGIDYDPRTHTYAALSDDRSENGKARFYTLQLPLKGKKFATGKPTLDALTVLDDTTGEPFAAKAVDPEAIRWNPGGKGLLWTSEGASSSGQPAFVRETSASGAYVRELPLPKAYAPVRSESGTLTAGVRNNQALEGLTLSPDGREAVTITENALVQDGPAAGLTATSPSRLLVMDRRTGRAEAEHVYEVDPISAAPTAPLPAPVGTYSADRGVSEILAINKTDYLTVERSFASGVGFAIRLYWTTTRGATDVRGKAKPSGSERPMPKKLLYDFTLSGTDADNVEGITWGPTLPDGSRTLVLVADDNFGFNGSVTKFHLLSLRPGLLNGGAPAVPKRPDTVDVQLLSFNDFHGNLEPPTGRDANLGAKLDPRSTPVGGAEHLAARLKQLREGTDASLTVAAGDIIGASPFLSGLFHDEPTVESMEKLGLDVTSVGNHEFDEGTAELLRVQHGGCHPDDGCYIDGEPYDGSAFPWLAANVLDRTTGKPLLAPTWVKKVDGVKVGFIGMTLEGTPEVTGQSGIKSVRFTDEVETADAAARKLRRQGVEAIVVLLHEGGVQAGSYGQCDGVSGPVVDIAKHLDPAIDAVVTGHTHQPYICSLPDPAGHPRTVTSASSFGRVVTETRLPVDRRTGDVVRDRVAAMNHLVVRTGAKDADQTAVIDKWKALSAPLANRVVGGVTADITRSETRDAESDLANLVADAQLAATSAPERGGARIALMNPGGVRADLVHASSTGGEAPGEITYAEAFAVQPFAGSLVSVDLTGAQIEKILEEQFDDSGTRAPTLMLGVSQGLTYSFSRGAPVGDRIDPSSIKLDGETLNPAATYRVTANTFLAAGGDGFTTFAEGTNTVGGGDDITALTDYLTARSPVSPPGTDRVTELP
- a CDS encoding ABC transporter permease, with product MNTVLDVVLSSAFLAAVLRVATPYLLAAMGGLVAERAGISNIALEGQMLSAACTGALVAGYSGSVAAGALAGVAVAVLLGLLLAALRLELGADAIIAGIGINLLASGATAFAVFTLLDDKGGTSGLKSGTLPTVTLPGIEDIPVVGEVLSGQNMITWLAFLAAPFVAWLFYRTRFGFHLRAVGEMPDAAASVGIALRRVQYAGLALSGALAGLAGVFLSMGYVSFFVRDMTAGRGFIALAAVFLGGLRPWGVFLAALGFGAAEALAVQLGTLDVPPQLVSTIPYAMTLVALAVYAWRRKRRGAGQVAPASL
- a CDS encoding ABC transporter permease, with the protein product MKFRVGRWLEDATTLTLLGLSVAIPFRARQISLGAESQLYAGALAAAMVAVFLPLPPVAAVIVPLVAAAAAGAGMGFVPGSMKARLGANEIVATLMLNAIVVRVYDYLVNGPLKEPGSSAVHSERIRPDSALTPLTEWLGIPLGRANIGFLLMLLTAVALWLLITRTPLGYRIRMTGSNPHFAEYGGIRVPRAIEWSFVIGGAVAGLAGAHLVQGVYGRLEPGLAGSLAFEGIVVALLARNNPLVVVVAGLFYSYLRAGGDIMEQQTDVGTEIVVVIQAVIVLLVTAQALPNLLKRRLARRQAGTSRKPAASRGTAGAR
- a CDS encoding site-specific integrase, with protein sequence MSIMGWRVHFTRRDPAWPREATPFIREFSALFSGLDQRLDELGVPEGQPFLISPAGQYDVALNRYFSVWLASSPWNTQAAHARDLRTYFDFLWFGRGRRDWRDASMDDRAAYEWWRRRDEHGPRVEDSSWDREVSTVNQFYLWAIEQDLVRANPIRQRAAAAWSPWARGSGGGTVRQVPAEASHTGPRREVKWLPPLSYRLWRNVGLCGFDATEMPRRAFRGRWAARNVAYADAMIRTGLRLCEHSALTVFELPELPPPGAGIVNARAMLPHVISKGRSGRAVYWPVSVLRDVRDYMEWDRTEMLDYGRARGFYTPTRRSLLVEDPAVPRVRMGGRWVPVARLDAAERRRLLVATRDGGWAPAMVWLNQWGLPMTVSGWKQVFADANNRCRAQDVGVAATPHMLRHSYAVTTLELLWRGHLQALGDMNEQQRLTYQRVFGDPLNWVRIRLGHRSATTTAVYLHTLQELEMRTRLELVPEGAWEPAGFSEEGWLERSAVAA